The region TGCGCCCGCATACGTTGCTCATGGTTTTGTGCAAAGGGCAGAACCGCTGCCGGAATGCGCGAGGTCAGAATATCCATGCATGTATTATATCCTGCCATTGAAACCATCGCATCAGCTGCGGTGAGCAGATCAGTGAAATCAGCTGCGAAACGTTTGATGCTAATATTTTCGTGACCTTTGGCCTTGGTGCATAAGGCGTCGAATTTATCATTTTCCAGAAATGGGCCGGTCAGCATCAGCAGTTTGCAGTCCACCGTTTTTAGCTCGATAAACGACTCAAGCACGGATTCCATCAGTGTTCCACCAACCTTACCGCCGCCGGCACTGGCTATGAGCAGTTTCTCATTATTTTTTATACCCAATTCCGCACGGATTTTATCACGTACATTTTCAGCAGGTTTGCGGGCTGCGAAACCGGTATATTCACAGGGTATTCTGATCTGATCAAGGGCCTGAAAAGTTTCCTCCAGAGCCGCAAGTTTTGGGTCGGAGTGGATCAGCAACAGGTCGAAATATTTGTTGAGATATTTTACGCAGCGCGCTTCATGTTTACCGCCGTCGTCACGTTCAACAAGAATGTCGCGTAATGAGCAGGCTACTTTTACATCTCCGAATTGTCCGTCTTTGATTGCATCGAGCACGGGCAGCAATTCAAAGCGGAAGGCTTTGCGCCCGAATGGAAACAGCTCGATGAGAAATACATCCGGTTTTTCGTCTTGAAATATCTTGAGCAGGGTTGCGGTTCGTTCTTCCTTGATCTCTTCAAGTTCACGGGTTTCATCCGTTGGCATCAACCCGCCGAAATTCTCATTCATACACAGCCCGGGGAGCTGGTGGTATTCCACGTTGGGCGGCAGCTGCTGTTCGGGACGTTCTCCGCCTGCAACGAATATGACTTGTTCCCTGTCCAATCCTCTGGCAATTTCTAAACTGCGGAAAAAGTGCCCCATGCCTAGTATATGCTGACAATAATAGATTATTTTCATAATTTTATGTTCAGGCTTTCAATCGACAGTTTTCCATTCCAGTTCAGCCAGTGCAGCCTGCGTGTTTTCATCACTTTTTCTTTACCGGGCATGAAGTCGTGATCAAGAAGTTTGTAGATAACAGCTTTCATTGTTCCTTCGTGGGCCACGGCAAGAATCTTAATTTCTTCTTTATCCACCGTTTGTATAATTTGGCCGATTCCTTCTTCGAGTGCCCGAATACCACGCTGTGCGCACTGGATGCGGTTTTCTCCGGAATTGGGGGTAAATTCCCAGCCCTTAGCGACTTCCGCATCAAGTTTACCGGGAAATTTTTCATTCAATTCGTCCGTTGTCAGGCCGGACCATTCGCCCCAGTCCTGCTCCCGTAATCCGGGCAGATGCAGCTTCGGAACTTCAAAACCTTCGGTAATGATATCTGCCGTTTCGATAGCCCTGCCCAGATCGCTTGTGAGTACCGCATCGATGGTTTCAGGTTCAATGGTTTCTTTCCATCTGGCCGCCAGTTCCTTGCCATATTCCGTCAGCGGGGAATCAAAGTGGCCTTGAATACGGCCCGCTTCATTCCATTCGGTAACTGAGTGGCGGATAAATGCGATTTTTACGGATTTCATCTATCTCTCCGGCTAATTATTTCTTCCAGTTTTATATTTACACATCGAAGGTTGTCGTTAAGATCAAAATTCTTTTTTATACGTTGGGGTGCAGCTTTACTCATTCTTTCGCGCAAGTCTTTATCTTTAAGCAGTTTAAGCATATTTCGGGATAATCCAGCGATATCTCCCTGTGGTGAGAGGAGCCCTGTTTCTCCGTGCGCCACCGCTTCCTGCGGACCGCGTGTTGAATAGGCCAGTACCGGCAGTCCGCAGCACTGTGCCTCGAGGTAAACCATACCGAATGCTTCATTAATGCCCGGATAGGCGAAAAAGTCGGCCGAGCTGTAATATTTATACATTTCCTGTCGCTCAATCCGGCCGAGAAAAATTATTTTGTCTCCGACTTTATAGGAAGCTGATTTCTGCAGGCGTGAACGTGCTTCACCGTCGCCGGCAATGATTAGTCTTGCTTCAGGAATTTCTTCAACTACCGGCTTAAAAGCATCGATTAGATCGCTTATGCTTTCCGCTTTTACATCTTCACGAAGCATGGCTGCGCTTAAGATCACTTTTTTATCATGTAGATTATATTTATCGCGTATGCGGTCTGCGCTTTGCCGGCAGTAGCTGAATATGGAAGTATCTATGCCCGGGCTGGTGTGGGATAGTTTTTCAGGGAGTATGATCCGTGAAAGGTTTTGGAAATCTACGGCCTTGTTTGCAAAAACGTGATCCGCATTAAGAAGGGCGTTTTTGTTAATCATATATCCGGGCCACGTTTTAAATTTGCGACGGTACTTGGTGGCGAAAACTCCCTGATAGATAACGTAAGGAATGCCGAGCGTTGCGGAGATATAAGGACCAAAGAGATCCGGTGATTTGTAATAGCTGTGGTAGGTCAGCCATAGATCGGGATTGAATTTCTTTACCCGGTTTAAGGCGCGACGAAATTCAAGATATAGGGCAGGCCATTTGAGCGGCTTGCCTGTGATATGGCGCAACCTGAAACGGCTGGCTATCATCATTTTATGATCTTGGGCCTTTAGGAAATCATGCAGAGTGCGGCCTATGATCAAATCCCCGGAGGGGAGCGGGTGATCAATAGGTTTGTGGGGTGCGAAAAAAGCGATCCGCATCTGCATTACTCCCGCGGTGTTATCTGAATAAAGTTATACTACGCTTTGATGCCGTACTGCTCGTATACGTCAGCCAGTTTATTAATCCAGTAACGGTTGTCAAAAATTTCATGGACCCTTTCTTTTGCTGCCGGGATCAGGCTTTTACGCAGTTCCTGATCGGTGAGCATGCGTTCCATTGCATCGGCCATGGAGTCCGCGTCGCCCGGTTCGACCAGTAATCCGGTCCTGCCGTTTTCGATGAGTTCCGGGATGCCGGATACGGTGGTGGTAACAACAGGCACGGACATGGCCATGCTTTCCGCCAGCACGTTAGGGATGCC is a window of Maridesulfovibrio sp. DNA encoding:
- a CDS encoding histidine phosphatase family protein, yielding MKSVKIAFIRHSVTEWNEAGRIQGHFDSPLTEYGKELAARWKETIEPETIDAVLTSDLGRAIETADIITEGFEVPKLHLPGLREQDWGEWSGLTTDELNEKFPGKLDAEVAKGWEFTPNSGENRIQCAQRGIRALEEGIGQIIQTVDKEEIKILAVAHEGTMKAVIYKLLDHDFMPGKEKVMKTRRLHWLNWNGKLSIESLNIKL
- a CDS encoding glycosyltransferase, which encodes MKIIYYCQHILGMGHFFRSLEIARGLDREQVIFVAGGERPEQQLPPNVEYHQLPGLCMNENFGGLMPTDETRELEEIKEERTATLLKIFQDEKPDVFLIELFPFGRKAFRFELLPVLDAIKDGQFGDVKVACSLRDILVERDDGGKHEARCVKYLNKYFDLLLIHSDPKLAALEETFQALDQIRIPCEYTGFAARKPAENVRDKIRAELGIKNNEKLLIASAGGGKVGGTLMESVLESFIELKTVDCKLLMLTGPFLENDKFDALCTKAKGHENISIKRFAADFTDLLTAADAMVSMAGYNTCMDILTSRIPAAVLPFAQNHEQRMRAQKLAKYIPLIILDSADQSLMATAIKNLLDQKRITTDHGINLEGAYNSSESIRKLRKV
- a CDS encoding glycosyltransferase family 4 protein, translating into MRIAFFAPHKPIDHPLPSGDLIIGRTLHDFLKAQDHKMMIASRFRLRHITGKPLKWPALYLEFRRALNRVKKFNPDLWLTYHSYYKSPDLFGPYISATLGIPYVIYQGVFATKYRRKFKTWPGYMINKNALLNADHVFANKAVDFQNLSRIILPEKLSHTSPGIDTSIFSYCRQSADRIRDKYNLHDKKVILSAAMLREDVKAESISDLIDAFKPVVEEIPEARLIIAGDGEARSRLQKSASYKVGDKIIFLGRIERQEMYKYYSSADFFAYPGINEAFGMVYLEAQCCGLPVLAYSTRGPQEAVAHGETGLLSPQGDIAGLSRNMLKLLKDKDLRERMSKAAPQRIKKNFDLNDNLRCVNIKLEEIISRRDR